One genomic window of Halolamina sediminis includes the following:
- a CDS encoding PadR family transcriptional regulator — translation MSEAEAVTDEEPGIARDLTAFQQNILVILSEEAMYGLAIKRELEEFYGAEVNHGRLYPNLDDLVELGLVEKSELDKRTNQYALTEKGHEAVLDTLEWTLSRYVTDESRADEVREIVDEQN, via the coding sequence ATGTCAGAGGCAGAAGCAGTCACCGACGAAGAGCCAGGTATCGCACGAGACCTCACAGCGTTCCAGCAGAACATCCTCGTCATCCTCTCCGAAGAGGCGATGTACGGGCTCGCGATCAAACGCGAACTCGAGGAGTTCTACGGGGCGGAAGTGAACCACGGCCGACTCTACCCCAACCTCGACGATCTGGTCGAGCTCGGGCTGGTCGAGAAGAGCGAACTCGACAAGCGAACCAACCAGTACGCGCTGACCGAGAAGGGCCACGAGGCGGTTCTCGACACGCTCGAGTGGACGCTCTCCCGGTACGTCACCGACGAGAGCCGCGCCGACGAGGTCCGCGAGATCGTCGACGAACAGAACTGA
- a CDS encoding inorganic diphosphatase yields MTNLWEDLETGPDAPEQIYAIVECLKGERNKYEYDKDVPGVVLDRVLHSNVHYPYDYGFIPQTYYDDEDPFDVMVMVEDATFPGCVIEARPVAMMKMDDDGEQDDKVIAVPSEDPRFDHIDDLDDIPQQTLDEIDEFFETYKNLEEGKEVTTLGWEDKDAALDAIEHAQELYDENF; encoded by the coding sequence ATGACGAACCTCTGGGAAGACCTCGAAACCGGGCCCGACGCGCCCGAGCAGATCTACGCGATCGTGGAGTGTCTCAAGGGCGAGCGGAACAAGTACGAGTACGACAAGGACGTGCCGGGCGTCGTGCTCGACCGCGTGCTGCACTCGAACGTCCACTACCCCTACGACTACGGCTTCATCCCGCAAACCTACTACGACGACGAGGACCCCTTCGACGTGATGGTGATGGTCGAGGACGCGACGTTCCCCGGTTGCGTGATCGAGGCCCGCCCGGTCGCGATGATGAAGATGGACGACGACGGCGAGCAGGACGACAAGGTGATCGCCGTCCCCAGCGAGGACCCCCGCTTCGACCACATCGACGACCTCGACGACATCCCCCAGCAGACCCTCGACGAGATCGACGAGTTCTTCGAGACGTACAAGAACCTCGAGGAGGGTAAGGAGGTCACCACCCTCGGCTGGGAGGACAAGGACGCGGCGCTCGACGCCATCGAGCACGCACAGGAGCTGTACGACGAGAACTTCTAA
- a CDS encoding aminotransferase class I/II-fold pyridoxal phosphate-dependent enzyme: protein MDVSPFGLERWFAEYEHEADIMLAESGIRSLPADRFDLDPGKLGYVIPTNGDPEFRADVGERYGRSAEEVLFTVGTQEANFLTFLSLLNSEHGDHAVVVTPTYQALHAVPEAFGEVTRVPLNREDWSVDVAGVQEAIRDDTAVVVLNNPNNPTGNYHDEESVRELYDLAAEHDAYLLCDEVYRLLAEAPITPAAALGEYGISTTSLTKAYGLAGLRFGWVVGDADVVERAWRWKDYTTISPTLFGQHVAKQALGEQEEDILRENRDLATKHRKIVADWIDQHGLDWHEPVGVNGFVTVPDGFENAEEFCRVVVEEASVVLAPGHLFGPYENRFRIGFGLPTPELREGLDRVGDVIENR from the coding sequence ATGGACGTTTCCCCGTTCGGCCTCGAACGCTGGTTCGCGGAGTACGAACACGAGGCCGACATCATGCTCGCCGAGAGCGGGATCCGCTCGCTGCCGGCCGACCGCTTCGACCTCGACCCCGGGAAGCTGGGGTACGTAATCCCGACCAACGGCGACCCCGAGTTCCGCGCCGACGTGGGCGAACGCTACGGGCGGAGCGCCGAGGAGGTGCTGTTCACCGTCGGCACGCAGGAGGCGAACTTCCTCACGTTCCTCTCGCTGCTGAACTCCGAGCACGGCGACCACGCGGTCGTCGTCACGCCGACGTACCAGGCGCTGCACGCCGTCCCCGAGGCGTTCGGGGAGGTGACCCGCGTTCCCCTGAACCGTGAGGACTGGAGCGTCGACGTGGCCGGGGTCCAGGAAGCGATCCGCGACGACACCGCGGTCGTGGTGCTCAACAACCCCAACAACCCCACCGGGAACTACCACGACGAGGAGAGCGTTCGCGAACTGTACGACCTCGCGGCCGAGCACGACGCGTACCTGCTCTGTGACGAGGTGTACCGGCTGCTCGCCGAGGCGCCCATCACGCCGGCAGCGGCGCTCGGGGAGTACGGCATCTCCACGACCAGCCTCACGAAGGCGTACGGGCTGGCGGGGCTACGGTTCGGCTGGGTCGTTGGCGACGCGGACGTGGTCGAGCGCGCGTGGCGCTGGAAGGACTACACGACCATCTCGCCGACACTGTTCGGCCAGCACGTCGCGAAACAGGCGCTGGGCGAGCAGGAGGAGGATATCCTACGCGAGAACCGCGACCTCGCCACGAAACACCGCAAAATCGTCGCCGACTGGATCGACCAGCACGGCCTCGACTGGCACGAGCCGGTCGGCGTCAACGGGTTCGTGACAGTCCCCGACGGGTTCGAGAATGCGGAGGAGTTCTGCCGCGTCGTGGTCGAGGAGGCCTCGGTCGTGCTGGCGCCAGGGCACCTGTTCGGCCCCTACGAGAACCGCTTCCGGATCGGGTTCGGCCTCCCGACCCCGGAGCTCCGAGAGGGGCTGGACCGGGTCGGCGACGTGATCGAGAACCGTTAG
- a CDS encoding ABC1 kinase family protein, with the protein MVSLRAYWRFLVVLKGFFPLLFAWARDRKRFLLFGRSRSVDSETRVRRAEALLETLLTLGPTFIKLGQLLSTRPDILPPEYVDVLSSLQDEVPPADWAEAKEVLEDELGPVEETFDEFDSEAISGASLGQVYRAVHDGKQVAVKVRRPGIVPLVNADLKVLRWSLPVIVFFVNESSSFSLSNLAEEFSKTIRQEMDYGRERVMLEEISENFAANEDIRIPDTHEAASGESVLTMEYLPGTKINDIDELDAKGIDRTELATRLQRIYLQMIIEDGVFHADPHPGNLAVDDEGAVIFYDFGMSGRVDPYIQEKIVEFYVAIAEQDTDAILDALVEMGTLSPEADREVMGRVMELAIQDARGEDIEQYRVQQIIEQVEGTIYEFPLRLPRNLALVLRVATVVEGVCVTLDPEFDFISVATDYLTEQGYREQTARRIASDAADRAQETAGALVSVPPKLDRVLDGIEGENLTVNINVEDGDDVFRDLAKRLILGIFVAAGVLSAALIYAFGQDWRVSAGILAVIAPLVFALWRSFRRKQRSVRATPQFTRQNMREREQK; encoded by the coding sequence CTGGTCTCTCTCCGTGCCTACTGGCGGTTCCTCGTCGTCCTCAAGGGCTTTTTCCCCCTGCTGTTCGCGTGGGCGAGAGATCGCAAGCGGTTCCTCCTGTTCGGGCGGAGCCGCAGCGTCGACAGCGAGACGCGCGTCCGGCGGGCCGAGGCGCTACTCGAAACGCTGCTGACGCTCGGCCCGACGTTCATCAAGCTCGGCCAGCTGCTGTCGACGCGGCCGGACATCCTCCCGCCGGAGTACGTCGACGTGCTCTCGAGCCTGCAGGACGAGGTGCCGCCCGCCGACTGGGCGGAGGCAAAGGAGGTGCTCGAAGACGAGCTCGGTCCGGTCGAGGAGACGTTCGACGAGTTCGACAGCGAGGCGATCAGCGGCGCCAGTCTCGGACAGGTGTACCGCGCAGTGCACGACGGCAAGCAGGTGGCCGTGAAGGTGCGCCGACCGGGAATCGTCCCGTTGGTCAACGCCGATCTGAAGGTGCTTCGCTGGTCGCTGCCCGTGATCGTGTTCTTCGTCAACGAGTCGAGTTCGTTCTCGCTGTCGAACCTGGCCGAGGAGTTCTCGAAGACGATCCGACAGGAGATGGACTACGGCCGCGAGCGCGTGATGCTCGAGGAGATCAGCGAGAACTTCGCGGCCAACGAGGATATCCGCATCCCCGACACCCACGAGGCAGCCTCCGGGGAGTCGGTACTGACGATGGAGTACCTGCCCGGAACGAAGATCAACGATATCGACGAGCTCGACGCGAAGGGGATCGACCGTACCGAACTCGCGACGCGACTCCAGCGCATCTACCTCCAGATGATCATCGAGGACGGCGTGTTCCACGCCGACCCCCACCCCGGGAACCTCGCGGTCGACGACGAGGGCGCGGTGATCTTCTACGACTTCGGGATGAGCGGGCGGGTCGACCCGTACATCCAGGAGAAGATCGTGGAGTTCTACGTCGCGATCGCCGAGCAGGACACCGACGCGATCCTCGACGCGCTGGTCGAGATGGGGACGCTCTCGCCGGAGGCCGACCGCGAGGTCATGGGCCGGGTGATGGAGCTCGCGATCCAGGACGCCCGGGGCGAGGACATCGAGCAGTACCGCGTCCAGCAGATCATCGAGCAGGTCGAGGGGACGATCTACGAGTTCCCGCTACGGCTGCCGCGGAACCTCGCGCTGGTGCTCCGGGTCGCGACCGTCGTCGAGGGGGTGTGTGTCACGCTCGACCCCGAGTTCGACTTCATCAGCGTCGCGACCGACTACCTCACCGAGCAGGGGTACCGCGAGCAGACCGCCCGCCGGATCGCGAGCGACGCCGCCGACCGGGCTCAGGAGACCGCGGGCGCGCTGGTGTCGGTTCCCCCGAAGCTCGACCGCGTGCTCGACGGGATCGAGGGGGAGAACCTCACGGTCAACATCAACGTCGAGGACGGCGACGACGTGTTCCGGGACCTCGCGAAGCGGCTGATCCTGGGGATTTTCGTCGCCGCGGGCGTGCTCTCGGCGGCGTTGATCTACGCGTTCGGACAGGACTGGCGGGTCTCCGCGGGCATCCTCGCGGTGATCGCACCGCTGGTGTTCGCGCTGTGGCGCTCGTTCCGGCGCAAGCAGCGGTCGGTCCGGGCGACGCCGCAGTTCACCCGCCAGAACATGCGGGAGCGCGAGCAGAAGTAA
- a CDS encoding Hsp20/alpha crystallin family protein, with translation MDTVREALQELPDAVFADLLESESAYRLVIDLPGATAETTDLRSEGGRLHVEARREKAFGGEFDYVREDRPLFLDAEIPLPPDAGTDAEASMERGVLTVTVPKRSAGPAESIDIDDA, from the coding sequence ATGGACACAGTTCGCGAGGCGCTCCAAGAGCTCCCAGATGCGGTGTTCGCCGACCTGCTCGAGAGCGAGTCCGCCTACCGGCTCGTGATCGACCTGCCGGGGGCGACAGCCGAGACGACCGATCTGCGGAGCGAGGGGGGTCGGCTCCACGTCGAAGCGCGCCGCGAGAAGGCGTTCGGCGGCGAGTTCGACTACGTCCGGGAGGATCGGCCACTCTTCCTCGACGCCGAGATCCCGCTCCCGCCAGACGCCGGGACCGACGCCGAGGCGTCGATGGAGCGCGGCGTGCTCACCGTCACCGTCCCCAAGCGCTCGGCCGGCCCCGCCGAGTCGATCGACATCGACGACGCCTGA
- a CDS encoding DUF106 domain-containing protein, protein MVRTEKRVRELVSEDPEIRDVLETVLDRADDGEVGWTDVKGEIESGQWGRLIEKEVLVEGDTGFRIDDPDAVREALEGDDDDLTSSSVDLDDVESTSWSKWDKLAGVGTLLFMVGYAYTPIRNAVGETLDLGLGPLLDVLPFYAVVLLLAMTTGLYSTVLRALLMDMDKMSAYQDRMKDIQERRKEAKERGDDAAMQEIQEEQMEAMGDQLGMFKEQFRPMAWIMFLTIPVFLWMYWAIGARGASSHHVLTEVVFPIWGTLEWTEPMLGPIRPWIFWYFLCSTASIQIIQKALNIEMTPST, encoded by the coding sequence ATGGTACGGACCGAGAAGCGCGTCCGCGAACTCGTCTCGGAGGACCCCGAGATACGGGACGTCCTCGAGACGGTGCTCGACCGCGCCGACGACGGCGAGGTGGGCTGGACGGACGTGAAAGGCGAGATCGAGAGCGGCCAGTGGGGCCGGCTGATCGAGAAGGAGGTGCTCGTCGAGGGCGACACCGGGTTCCGGATCGACGACCCCGACGCCGTCCGTGAGGCGCTCGAGGGTGACGACGACGACCTCACCAGCTCCTCGGTCGACCTCGACGACGTGGAGAGCACGTCCTGGTCGAAGTGGGACAAGCTGGCCGGGGTCGGCACGCTGCTGTTCATGGTCGGGTACGCGTACACCCCGATCCGGAACGCCGTAGGCGAGACGCTGGACCTCGGGCTCGGCCCGCTGCTCGACGTGCTGCCGTTCTACGCGGTCGTGCTGCTGCTGGCGATGACCACCGGCCTCTACTCCACGGTACTGCGCGCGCTCCTGATGGATATGGACAAGATGAGCGCCTACCAGGACCGGATGAAGGACATCCAAGAGCGCCGGAAGGAGGCCAAGGAGCGCGGTGACGACGCCGCGATGCAGGAGATCCAGGAGGAGCAGATGGAGGCCATGGGCGACCAGCTCGGCATGTTCAAAGAGCAGTTCCGCCCGATGGCGTGGATCATGTTCCTCACCATCCCGGTGTTCCTTTGGATGTACTGGGCGATCGGCGCCCGGGGCGCGAGCAGCCACCACGTGCTGACAGAGGTCGTGTTCCCGATCTGGGGCACGCTGGAGTGGACCGAGCCGATGCTCGGGCCGATCCGGCCGTGGATCTTCTGGTACTTCCTCTGCTCGACGGCGTCGATCCAGATCATCCAGAAGGCGCTCAACATCGAGATGACGCCGTCGACCTGA
- a CDS encoding adenylate kinase, whose translation MADHHILLLGPPGAGKGTQAKKLCETYDLDHVSTGDALRANKDMETEYGTPRSFMEAGELVPDEVVNEVLAAALEDADGYVLDGYPRNLDQVEYLDDATELDYVFFLDVDRETLVDRLTGRRVCTECGENYHVEFAPPEEEGVCDACGGDLHQRDDDEEDVVRERLEVYEENTEPVIEQYRDAGELVEIDGEGAPEDVFGRLTDAVDGDD comes from the coding sequence ATGGCCGACCACCACATTCTGCTGCTGGGGCCGCCGGGCGCCGGCAAGGGAACGCAGGCGAAGAAGCTCTGTGAGACGTACGACCTCGACCACGTCTCGACGGGCGACGCCCTGCGGGCGAACAAAGACATGGAGACGGAGTACGGCACGCCCCGCAGCTTCATGGAGGCGGGCGAACTCGTCCCCGACGAGGTCGTCAACGAGGTGCTGGCGGCCGCACTCGAGGATGCAGACGGCTACGTCCTCGACGGCTACCCGCGCAACCTCGACCAGGTCGAGTATCTCGACGACGCGACCGAGCTCGACTACGTGTTCTTCCTCGACGTCGACCGGGAGACGCTGGTCGATCGCCTGACGGGCCGGCGGGTCTGTACGGAGTGCGGCGAGAACTACCACGTCGAGTTCGCCCCGCCCGAGGAGGAAGGCGTCTGTGACGCCTGCGGCGGCGACCTCCACCAGCGCGACGACGACGAGGAGGACGTGGTCCGCGAGCGCCTCGAAGTGTACGAGGAGAACACCGAGCCGGTGATCGAACAGTACCGCGACGCCGGCGAGCTCGTCGAAATCGACGGCGAGGGTGCACCCGAGGACGTGTTCGGGCGGCTGACCGACGCGGTCGACGGCGACGACTGA
- a CDS encoding class I SAM-dependent methyltransferase, translating to MTDSPRRIDDEDVDVAPTVETYAANAERFVEKYREWSLTALHGEAFRDALPNLAGRPPRVLDLGCGPGADSATFVDAGLDAVGLDITRPFLRAARDDVSRARFLQGDMRRLPVRDDAADGLWSSAAFLHLPRSDAASTLREFARVLRPGGPLLLSAKAREAHEQDAMELADGRRFTLWREAPLERQLADAGFEPEQISDEEEWHTFLAVRD from the coding sequence GTGACCGACAGTCCGCGACGGATCGACGACGAGGACGTCGACGTAGCTCCGACAGTCGAGACGTACGCCGCCAACGCCGAGCGGTTCGTGGAGAAGTACCGCGAGTGGAGTCTCACGGCGCTGCACGGCGAGGCGTTCCGCGACGCGCTCCCGAATCTTGCCGGCCGGCCGCCGCGCGTGCTCGATCTCGGCTGTGGCCCGGGCGCCGACAGTGCAACGTTCGTTGATGCCGGCCTCGATGCGGTCGGACTGGATATCACCCGGCCGTTCCTCCGTGCGGCTCGCGACGACGTGTCCCGGGCGCGCTTCCTGCAGGGCGACATGCGGCGGCTCCCGGTCCGGGACGACGCCGCAGACGGCCTCTGGAGCAGCGCCGCGTTCCTCCACCTCCCGCGCTCGGACGCGGCGTCGACCCTCCGCGAGTTTGCTCGCGTCCTGCGTCCGGGCGGGCCGCTGCTGCTGTCTGCGAAGGCACGGGAGGCCCACGAGCAGGACGCGATGGAACTGGCCGACGGGCGACGGTTCACACTCTGGCGGGAGGCGCCACTCGAACGGCAGCTCGCCGACGCCGGGTTCGAGCCCGAGCAGATCAGCGACGAAGAGGAGTGGCACACGTTCCTCGCGGTCCGGGACTGA
- a CDS encoding GNAT family N-acetyltransferase, whose translation MTGGIDYADDDEIVVREAVPGDYPAVAAFTADTWESGDYIPDAFPRWMESDDPDTRTFVAVDTTASPPAPEDVDAVDPDDVDEVADDRAVGICQAVGLSEHEGWMQAMRVDPEYRGRGLSRALNDAGFHWLYETGRRVARNMVFSWNTGGLGASRFNGFDPGTEFRWVQPDPDPEATARTDAAGETGADPDATWGFWTDAGARDALDGLALDDSESWALSELTRDRLRQAAADDRLLVVSAPDGGVGGFAFRARTSEREDDDGETTVRGEYGVAAWEGPDSCDALLAAISRDAAAVGADTTRVLIPESVEWVSDAALAGVDVGDEPDFVMRADLTERHWA comes from the coding sequence GTGACTGGGGGAATCGACTACGCCGACGACGACGAGATCGTGGTCCGGGAAGCGGTCCCCGGCGACTACCCCGCAGTCGCCGCGTTCACCGCCGACACGTGGGAGAGCGGCGACTACATCCCCGACGCGTTCCCGCGGTGGATGGAGTCCGACGACCCGGACACGCGAACCTTCGTCGCCGTCGACACGACCGCGTCGCCGCCGGCGCCCGAGGACGTGGATGCCGTCGACCCCGACGACGTCGACGAGGTAGCCGACGACCGCGCAGTGGGAATCTGTCAGGCGGTCGGGCTCAGCGAACACGAAGGATGGATGCAGGCGATGCGGGTCGATCCCGAGTACCGCGGCCGGGGGCTCTCCCGGGCGCTGAACGACGCCGGCTTCCACTGGCTGTACGAGACGGGCCGACGCGTCGCCCGGAACATGGTCTTTTCGTGGAACACGGGCGGGCTGGGTGCCTCGCGGTTCAACGGTTTCGACCCCGGTACCGAGTTCCGGTGGGTGCAGCCCGACCCGGACCCGGAAGCGACCGCACGGACCGACGCAGCGGGCGAGACCGGCGCCGACCCCGACGCCACGTGGGGGTTCTGGACCGACGCGGGCGCCCGCGACGCGCTCGACGGGCTCGCGCTCGACGACTCGGAATCGTGGGCGCTGTCGGAGCTGACCCGGGACCGACTGCGGCAGGCAGCCGCGGACGATCGCCTGCTCGTCGTCTCGGCGCCCGACGGCGGAGTCGGCGGCTTCGCGTTCCGCGCCCGGACCAGCGAGCGCGAGGACGACGACGGCGAGACCACGGTCCGCGGAGAATACGGCGTGGCAGCGTGGGAAGGACCCGACTCCTGCGACGCGCTGCTGGCGGCGATCAGTCGTGACGCCGCCGCGGTCGGCGCCGACACGACGCGCGTGCTGATTCCCGAATCCGTCGAGTGGGTCAGCGACGCCGCGCTAGCGGGCGTCGACGTGGGCGACGAGCCCGACTTCGTGATGCGGGCGGACCTGACCGAGCGCCACTGGGCGTAG
- the gatD gene encoding Glu-tRNA(Gln) amidotransferase subunit GatD, producing the protein MNPGDRVRVEHDDATDEGVLMPTTDEDHLVLKLDGGYNVGISREEADVEVVESGVYDIEESEAGGEASEIEFDADLPTVALVSTGGTIASTVDYRTGAVTARFDAEDVLRAVPELAGRANYRGRVVADILSENMTPAIWQELAEAVKEEIEAGADGVVVMHGTDTMQFSAAALSYMLDTPVPIVFTGSQRSADRPSSDNVMNAVCAVEAATADAAEVMVCMHATPSDDDCALHRGTRVRKNHTSRRDAFETVGGEPLGTVDYERAKDGQGDAAGVSFHDDYTARGEGELAIHSELATDVELVKPTPGMDPAAWDYLDGKDGVIVEGTGLGHVHTDIIPRLEELVEDGTTVAMTSQCLEGRVCDRVYDTGRDLLDAGVVESGDTLPGTAKVKLMWALANTNNPADAMGRDLEGELTEESQPWT; encoded by the coding sequence ATGAACCCAGGGGACCGTGTCCGCGTCGAACACGACGACGCGACCGACGAGGGCGTCCTGATGCCCACGACCGACGAGGACCATCTCGTGCTCAAGCTCGACGGCGGCTACAACGTCGGGATCAGCCGGGAGGAAGCCGACGTCGAGGTTGTCGAGTCCGGCGTGTACGACATCGAAGAGAGCGAGGCCGGCGGCGAAGCCTCCGAGATCGAGTTCGACGCCGACCTGCCGACGGTTGCGCTGGTCTCGACCGGCGGCACCATCGCCTCCACCGTCGACTACCGCACCGGCGCCGTCACCGCGCGCTTCGACGCCGAGGACGTGCTGCGGGCCGTCCCCGAACTCGCGGGGCGGGCGAACTACCGCGGCCGGGTCGTGGCGGACATCCTGAGCGAGAACATGACCCCCGCGATCTGGCAGGAGCTCGCCGAAGCCGTGAAAGAGGAGATCGAGGCCGGCGCCGACGGCGTGGTCGTGATGCACGGCACCGACACGATGCAGTTCTCCGCGGCCGCGCTGTCGTACATGCTCGACACGCCGGTCCCGATCGTGTTCACCGGCAGCCAGCGCTCGGCGGACCGGCCCTCCTCGGACAACGTGATGAACGCGGTCTGTGCCGTCGAGGCGGCGACCGCCGACGCCGCCGAGGTGATGGTCTGCATGCACGCCACCCCTTCCGACGACGACTGCGCGCTCCACCGCGGCACGCGCGTCCGGAAGAACCACACCTCCCGCCGTGACGCCTTCGAGACCGTCGGCGGCGAGCCGCTCGGCACCGTCGACTACGAGAGAGCGAAAGACGGGCAGGGCGACGCTGCCGGCGTCTCCTTCCACGACGACTACACCGCCCGCGGAGAGGGGGAGCTCGCGATCCACTCCGAGCTCGCGACCGACGTGGAGCTCGTCAAGCCGACGCCGGGGATGGATCCGGCGGCGTGGGACTACCTCGACGGGAAGGACGGCGTGATCGTCGAGGGGACCGGGCTCGGCCACGTCCACACCGACATCATCCCGCGGCTCGAAGAACTGGTCGAGGACGGCACGACCGTCGCGATGACCTCCCAGTGTCTCGAGGGGCGGGTCTGTGACCGCGTGTACGACACCGGGCGGGACCTGCTCGACGCCGGCGTCGTGGAGTCGGGCGACACGCTCCCCGGCACCGCGAAGGTGAAGCTGATGTGGGCGCTCGCGAACACGAACAACCCCGCGGACGCGATGGGCCGGGATCTGGAAGGCGAGCTCACCGAGGAGTCACAGCCCTGGACGTGA
- a CDS encoding pyridoxal phosphate-dependent aminotransferase: MEYEEPKFFQVMGYVGEAEHDVVDMVSGNPDWEPPEALREGLKEYAEFEPDRFQYPPSDGTAELKAEIAQRRGVDPERVVITNGTGEANYLGMAAALERDLGDEVLLTDPVYPYYPGKTRMLGGEPTFVPANRDGSLDVAAYREAMSDDTALVVLNTPNNPTGAVYDHAKVEEIVRLCEEHDALAVVDEVYDHFDLSGTFESALTIDSDRRIVTSGFSKSLAITGFRVGYAIFPEWLAENAKARHMLVNVATTRPGQHAVLRGLEGADAAYYEAARELVRERVDTFTDALDAAGAEYTRPDGAFYVMARFDGYPGTMANVERLIDEAGVAGMPGEGFGEAYDDWLRFALVTPRVEEAADRLAEFFA, translated from the coding sequence ATGGAGTACGAGGAGCCGAAGTTCTTCCAAGTGATGGGCTACGTCGGCGAGGCCGAGCACGACGTGGTCGACATGGTCAGCGGCAATCCCGACTGGGAGCCCCCCGAGGCGCTCCGTGAGGGGCTGAAAGAGTACGCCGAGTTCGAGCCCGACCGCTTCCAGTACCCGCCGAGCGACGGCACCGCCGAGCTCAAAGCCGAGATCGCCCAACGCCGCGGCGTCGACCCCGAACGGGTGGTGATCACCAACGGCACCGGCGAGGCGAACTACCTCGGGATGGCCGCCGCGCTCGAACGCGACCTCGGCGACGAGGTGCTGTTGACCGATCCGGTCTACCCCTACTACCCCGGGAAGACGCGGATGCTCGGCGGCGAGCCGACGTTCGTCCCCGCCAACCGCGACGGCAGCCTCGACGTGGCCGCCTACCGCGAGGCGATGAGCGACGACACCGCGCTCGTGGTGCTCAACACGCCGAACAACCCCACCGGCGCGGTGTACGACCACGCGAAGGTCGAGGAGATCGTCCGACTCTGTGAGGAGCACGACGCCCTCGCAGTCGTCGACGAGGTGTACGACCACTTCGACCTCTCGGGGACGTTCGAGTCCGCGCTCACGATCGACTCCGACCGTCGGATCGTCACCTCCGGCTTCTCGAAGTCGCTGGCGATCACCGGCTTCCGTGTCGGCTACGCCATCTTCCCCGAGTGGCTCGCCGAGAACGCGAAAGCCCGCCACATGCTGGTCAACGTCGCGACCACGCGCCCGGGCCAGCACGCGGTCCTGCGCGGACTGGAGGGTGCCGACGCCGCCTACTACGAGGCGGCCCGTGAACTGGTTCGCGAGCGCGTGGACACGTTCACTGACGCGCTGGACGCCGCGGGCGCTGAGTACACCCGCCCCGACGGCGCGTTCTACGTAATGGCCCGCTTCGACGGCTACCCCGGAACCATGGCAAACGTCGAGCGACTCATCGACGAGGCCGGCGTTGCCGGGATGCCCGGTGAGGGGTTCGGCGAGGCGTACGACGACTGGCTCCGCTTCGCGCTGGTGACGCCGCGGGTCGAGGAGGCGGCCGATCGGTTAGCGGAGTTCTTCGCGTAA
- a CDS encoding DUF5830 family protein produces the protein MSTREEKRELGLELLAHLEDEELSLAETIDRLEAVTTSPALTRQILDDAEKRGLIEREDGRLRTRTGGTFVRFESGVVEREGDYDCRRCGASISTGHFVQFESGELGPFGPSCVRKVLGRE, from the coding sequence GTGTCGACCCGCGAGGAGAAACGCGAGCTCGGCCTCGAACTGCTCGCCCATCTGGAAGACGAGGAGCTCTCGCTGGCGGAGACGATTGACCGGCTGGAGGCGGTCACCACCAGCCCCGCGCTCACCCGGCAGATCCTCGACGACGCCGAGAAGCGCGGGCTGATCGAGCGCGAGGACGGCCGGCTGCGCACCCGGACCGGCGGCACGTTCGTCCGGTTCGAGAGCGGGGTAGTCGAACGCGAGGGCGACTACGACTGCCGACGCTGCGGCGCGAGCATCTCGACGGGTCACTTCGTCCAGTTCGAGAGCGGGGAGTTGGGGCCGTTCGGTCCTTCCTGCGTGCGGAAAGTGCTCGGACGAGAGTAA